One genomic region from Vicia villosa cultivar HV-30 ecotype Madison, WI unplaced genomic scaffold, Vvil1.0 ctg.001319F_1_1, whole genome shotgun sequence encodes:
- the LOC131634595 gene encoding putative F-box/LRR-repeat protein 23, with amino-acid sequence MASTSLSPVMAIENLEITTKPNWLELPKDIAINILQRLPTLEIVTSACVVCPLWWNICKDPIMWSTIDMLTGITIDAITELTQRVSYFGYLSKLEKICRYAVDRSRGHLKNLYILKFATDDLLSTIAKRESNLRCIRLKECYEISNEAFCEVVKKQPFLEELDIYHCYDLGRSFFEYIGQCCPHMKSLKFFPCEKGDDKCDNVAFAIGKTMTELRHLTIFHNELSNDGLLAIIDGCPLLESLDLRGCFHLELDEVLLKRCKRQIRELTLPNDSAIPRFSFVDHISYVSLKLKIR; translated from the exons ATGGCTTCTACTAGTTTGAGTCCTGTGATGGCAATTGAGAATCTTGAGATCACAACAAAGCCAAATTGGCTTGAACTTCCTAAAGACATAGCTATCAACATACTGCAGAGACTTCCTACACTTGAAATAGTAACAAGTGCATGTGTAGTGTGCCCTCTCTGGTGGAACATTTGCAAGGACCCTATCATGTGGTCCACCATTGACATGCTTACCGGTATCACCATTGACGCGATCACTGAACTCACTCAGCGAGTTTCTTACTTTGGATATCTTAGCAAATTAGAAAAGATTTGTCGCTATGCTGTTGATAGAAGTCGTGGTCATCTCAAAAActtatatattttgaaatttgcGACTGATGATCTCCTTTCTACCATAGCCAAGAG GGAAAGTAACTTGAGATGCATACGTCTGAAAGAATGCTATGAAATTTCTAATGAAGCTttttgtgaagttgtgaagaagcAGCCATTCTTGGAGGAGCTTGACATTTATCATTGTTATGATTTAGGAAGGTCTTTCTTTGAATATATTGGCCAATGTTGTCCACATATGAAATCATTGAAGTTTTTCCCTTGTGAAAAGGGAGATGATAAGTGCGACAATGTTGCGTTTGCTATTGGTAAAACAATGACTGAGCTTCGCCATTTGACGATTTTTCATAATGAACTCTCTAATGATGGATTGCTTGCTATTATAGATGGATGTCCTCTTCTTGAATCTCTTGATCTCCGAGGATGTTTTCATCTTGAATTGGAtgaagttttattgaaaagatgCAAAAGGCAGATTAGAGAATTAACGCTTCCAAACGATTCTGCAATCCCCCGTTTTAGTTTTGTTGATCATATTAGCTATGTGTCACTGAAGTTGAAAATTAGATGA